TTTTTTCAGCCATTTGGGCACGGCAATGGGTTTATAGTTCTTCATCTTTTCCAATAAAGCCTCAATATCGTCATCTACCTGAATCATGTCAAAATTGGCCTGTTTCAAAAATTGTTGGTCTATCATCTTCTTCAGCATGGCCAACAATTCATCGTAAAATCCGTTAGTGTTCAAGATGCCGATCGGTTTTTGGTGCAGGCCCAATTGCGCCCAAGTAATCATTTCAAAAAACTCTTCTAAGATGCCATAGCCACCGGGCAGCATGATGATGCCTTCTGACAACTCGTGCATCTTCAGCTTTCGTTCGTGCATGTTTTTGGTGATAATGAGTTCGGTCAGGCCTGAGTGGTACACTTCTCGGAGCATCAAAAAATCAGGAATTACCCCGATGGCCTCACCACCGTTTTCCAGTACTCCTTGTGCAATATGCCCCATTACCCCGATACGGGCGGCACCGTACACCAAGCGAATGTTTTGCCCGGCCATTGTTTTGCCCAACCGATGTGCCTCGGCGATGATCGCCGGGTCTTTGCCCTCACTACTTCCACAAAAAACAACGATACTTTTCATA
This portion of the Flagellimonas lutaonensis genome encodes:
- a CDS encoding TIGR00730 family Rossman fold protein, whose protein sequence is MKSIVVFCGSSEGKDPAIIAEAHRLGKTMAGQNIRLVYGAARIGVMGHIAQGVLENGGEAIGVIPDFLMLREVYHSGLTELIITKNMHERKLKMHELSEGIIMLPGGYGILEEFFEMITWAQLGLHQKPIGILNTNGFYDELLAMLKKMIDQQFLKQANFDMIQVDDDIEALLEKMKNYKPIAVPKWLKKGQV